The following coding sequences lie in one Paramormyrops kingsleyae isolate MSU_618 chromosome 15, PKINGS_0.4, whole genome shotgun sequence genomic window:
- the fnbp1l gene encoding formin-binding protein 1-like isoform X3, whose protein sequence is MSWGTELWDQFENLDKHTQWGIDFLERYAKFVRERLEIEQGYAKQLRNLVKKYCPKRSKEEEPRFTSCLSFYTVLNELNDYAGQREVVAEEMGHKVYGELMRYSQDLKAERKHHLQEGRKAQQFLDHCWKQMDNSKKKFERECREAEKTQLLYERLDSDINATKSEVEKAKTQLYARTHMADESKNEYAAQLQNFNAEQWKHFGVTIPQIFKNLQDMDERRTVKLGETYRGFAEVERRVIPIISKCLEGMVSAAKAVDEKRDSFIVVESFKSGFEPPGDFPFEDFSQNIYRTGSDGTISTPKNEGVKPDPKHSMGKSKNKLWLFGKKPKALTLEDFSHLPPEQRRKRLQQRIDELGKELQKEMDQRDALNKMKDVYEKNPQMGDPSSLQPKISETICTMERLRSEIHKNESWLSEVEGKQSSRENRRPSSEVNHHAPHGRESPEGSYTDDPNQEHRSPPQPDVHEFDDEFDDDDPLPAIGHCKALYAFDGQNEGTLAFKEDEVLYIIEEDKGDGWTRARKQGGEEGYVPTSYVEITLEKNSKGAVTYI, encoded by the exons GACCAGTTTGAGAACCTTGACAAGCATACGCAATGGGGCATCGACTTCCTGGAGAGGTATGCAAAGTTCGTCAGGGAGAGGCTGGAGATCGAGCAGGGCTATGCCAAGCAGCTGAG GAATCTGGTGAAGAAATACTGTCCCAAGCGCTCCAAAGAAGAAGAGCCGAG GTTCACATCGTGCCTGTCCTTCTACACCGTCCTCAATGAGCTGAATGACTATGCGGGCCAGAGGGAGGTCGTGGCTGAGGAGATGGGCCACAAGGTCTATGGAGAACTCATGAGATACTCGCAGGACCTCAAGGCAGAAAGGAAACAT CACCTCCAGGAGGGCCGGAAAGCACAGCAGTTCTTGGACCACTGCTGGAAGCAGATGGACAAC AGCAAGAAGAAGTTTGAACGGGAGTGCAGGGAAGCAGAAAAAACACAGCTCCTCTACGAGAGATTAGACAGTGACATCAATGCCACAAAGTCAGAAGTAGAAAAG GCTAAGACGCAGCTGTATGCTCGGACGCACATGGCCGACGAGAGCAAGAACGAGTACGCGGCCCAGCTGCAGAACTTCAACGCTGAGCAGTGGAAGCATTTCGGCGTCACCATCCCACAGATATTCAAG AATCTGCAGGACATGGACGAGAGGCGAACCGTGAAGCTGGGCGAGACCTACAGAGGCTTTGCCGAGGTGGAACGGCGAGTGATTCCCATCATTTCCAAATGCCTGGAAGGAATGGTGTCGGCCGCAAAGGCCGTGGATGAGAAGCGG GATTCGTTTATTGTTGTGGAGTCCTTCAAGTCCGGTTTCGAGCCTCCTGGTGACTTCCCCTTTGAGGACTTCAGTCAGAACATCTATCGAACGGGTTCCGACGGCACCATCAGCACGCCCAAGAACGAAGGGGTCAAGCCAGACCCAAAGCATTCAATGGGAAAGTCCAAGAACAAACTCTGGCTCTTTGGGAAGAAACCCAAG GCACTGACGCTGGAAGATTTCAGTCATCTTCCCCCCGAACAAAGACGAAAAAGGCTACAGCAGAGGATTGATGAGCTTGGCAAGGAGCTGCAGAAGGAAATGGACCAAAG AGATGCGTTGAACAAAATGAAAGACGTGTATGAGAAGAACCCTCAGATGGGCGACCCGAGCAGCCTGCAGCCCAAGATTTCAGAGACTATTTGTACCATGGAACGACTGCGCTCAGAGATCCATAAGAATGAG AGTTGGTTGTCAGAGGTGGAAGGGAAACAGAGTTCGCGAGAAAACAGACGACCCAGTTCAGAAGTCAATCATCATGCTCCCCATGGCAGAGAAAG TCCTGAAGGAAGCTACACAGACGACCCTAACCAGGAGCATCGCAGCCCCCCGCAGCCGGACGTCCACGAGTTTGACGATGAGTTTGACGACGACGATCCTCTTCCAGCTATTGGGCACTGCAAAGCACTCTACGCCTTTGATG GCCAGAACGAGGGCACGCTGGCGTTCAAGGAGGACGAGGTGCTGTACATCATCGAGGAGGACAAGGGAGATGGCTGGACGCGTGCACGGAAGCAGGGCGGCGAGGAGGGCTACGTGCCCACATCCTACGTGGAGATCACTTTGGAGAAGAACAGCAAAGGTGCGGTCACCTACATATGA
- the fnbp1l gene encoding formin-binding protein 1-like isoform X1 produces the protein MSWGTELWDQFENLDKHTQWGIDFLERYAKFVRERLEIEQGYAKQLRNLVKKYCPKRSKEEEPRFTSCLSFYTVLNELNDYAGQREVVAEEMGHKVYGELMRYSQDLKAERKHHLQEGRKAQQFLDHCWKQMDNSKKKFERECREAEKTQLLYERLDSDINATKSEVEKAKTQLYARTHMADESKNEYAAQLQNFNAEQWKHFGVTIPQIFKNLQDMDERRTVKLGETYRGFAEVERRVIPIISKCLEGMVSAAKAVDEKRDSFIVVESFKSGFEPPGDFPFEDFSQNIYRTGSDGTISTPKNEGVKPDPKHSMGKSKNKLWLFGKKPKSPPSSPPPTRPTFTSSYTPSLKFTSDPLAYCLSEMKTVKPRISSFRGLKRVALTLEDFSHLPPEQRRKRLQQRIDELGKELQKEMDQRDALNKMKDVYEKNPQMGDPSSLQPKISETICTMERLRSEIHKNESWLSEVEGKQSSRENRRPSSEVNHHAPHGRESPEGSYTDDPNQEHRSPPQPDVHEFDDEFDDDDPLPAIGHCKALYAFDGQNEGTLAFKEDEVLYIIEEDKGDGWTRARKQGGEEGYVPTSYVEITLEKNSKGAVTYI, from the exons GACCAGTTTGAGAACCTTGACAAGCATACGCAATGGGGCATCGACTTCCTGGAGAGGTATGCAAAGTTCGTCAGGGAGAGGCTGGAGATCGAGCAGGGCTATGCCAAGCAGCTGAG GAATCTGGTGAAGAAATACTGTCCCAAGCGCTCCAAAGAAGAAGAGCCGAG GTTCACATCGTGCCTGTCCTTCTACACCGTCCTCAATGAGCTGAATGACTATGCGGGCCAGAGGGAGGTCGTGGCTGAGGAGATGGGCCACAAGGTCTATGGAGAACTCATGAGATACTCGCAGGACCTCAAGGCAGAAAGGAAACAT CACCTCCAGGAGGGCCGGAAAGCACAGCAGTTCTTGGACCACTGCTGGAAGCAGATGGACAAC AGCAAGAAGAAGTTTGAACGGGAGTGCAGGGAAGCAGAAAAAACACAGCTCCTCTACGAGAGATTAGACAGTGACATCAATGCCACAAAGTCAGAAGTAGAAAAG GCTAAGACGCAGCTGTATGCTCGGACGCACATGGCCGACGAGAGCAAGAACGAGTACGCGGCCCAGCTGCAGAACTTCAACGCTGAGCAGTGGAAGCATTTCGGCGTCACCATCCCACAGATATTCAAG AATCTGCAGGACATGGACGAGAGGCGAACCGTGAAGCTGGGCGAGACCTACAGAGGCTTTGCCGAGGTGGAACGGCGAGTGATTCCCATCATTTCCAAATGCCTGGAAGGAATGGTGTCGGCCGCAAAGGCCGTGGATGAGAAGCGG GATTCGTTTATTGTTGTGGAGTCCTTCAAGTCCGGTTTCGAGCCTCCTGGTGACTTCCCCTTTGAGGACTTCAGTCAGAACATCTATCGAACGGGTTCCGACGGCACCATCAGCACGCCCAAGAACGAAGGGGTCAAGCCAGACCCAAAGCATTCAATGGGAAAGTCCAAGAACAAACTCTGGCTCTTTGGGAAGAAACCCAAG TCTCCCCcgtcctcccctccccccactcgtCCCACTTTCACTTCCAGCTACACCCCATCTCTTAAATTTACCAGTGATCCATTAGCTTATTGTCTGTCTGAAATGAAAACGGTCAAACCCAGGATTTCATCATTCCGGGGTCTGAAGCGAGTG GCACTGACGCTGGAAGATTTCAGTCATCTTCCCCCCGAACAAAGACGAAAAAGGCTACAGCAGAGGATTGATGAGCTTGGCAAGGAGCTGCAGAAGGAAATGGACCAAAG AGATGCGTTGAACAAAATGAAAGACGTGTATGAGAAGAACCCTCAGATGGGCGACCCGAGCAGCCTGCAGCCCAAGATTTCAGAGACTATTTGTACCATGGAACGACTGCGCTCAGAGATCCATAAGAATGAG AGTTGGTTGTCAGAGGTGGAAGGGAAACAGAGTTCGCGAGAAAACAGACGACCCAGTTCAGAAGTCAATCATCATGCTCCCCATGGCAGAGAAAG TCCTGAAGGAAGCTACACAGACGACCCTAACCAGGAGCATCGCAGCCCCCCGCAGCCGGACGTCCACGAGTTTGACGATGAGTTTGACGACGACGATCCTCTTCCAGCTATTGGGCACTGCAAAGCACTCTACGCCTTTGATG GCCAGAACGAGGGCACGCTGGCGTTCAAGGAGGACGAGGTGCTGTACATCATCGAGGAGGACAAGGGAGATGGCTGGACGCGTGCACGGAAGCAGGGCGGCGAGGAGGGCTACGTGCCCACATCCTACGTGGAGATCACTTTGGAGAAGAACAGCAAAGGTGCGGTCACCTACATATGA
- the fnbp1l gene encoding formin-binding protein 1-like isoform X2, translating to MSWGTELWDQFENLDKHTQWGIDFLERYAKFVRERLEIEQGYAKQLRNLVKKYCPKRSKEEEPRFTSCLSFYTVLNELNDYAGQREVVAEEMGHKVYGELMRYSQDLKAERKHHLQEGRKAQQFLDHCWKQMDNSKKKFERECREAEKTQLLYERLDSDINATKSEVEKAKTQLYARTHMADESKNEYAAQLQNFNAEQWKHFGVTIPQIFKNLQDMDERRTVKLGETYRGFAEVERRVIPIISKCLEGMVSAAKAVDEKRDSFIVVESFKSGFEPPGDFPFEDFSQNIYRTGSDGTISTPKNEGVKPDPKHSMGKSKNKLWLFGKKPKSPPSSPPPTRPTFTSSYTPSLKFTSDPLAYCLSEMKTVKPRISSFRGLKRVALTLEDFSHLPPEQRRKRLQQRIDELGKELQKEMDQRDALNKMKDVYEKNPQMGDPSSLQPKISETICTMERLRSEIHKNESWLSEVEGKQSSRENRRPSSEVNHHAPHGRESPEGSYTDDPNQEHRSPPQPDVHEFDDEFDDDDPLPAIGHCKALYAFDGQNEGTLAFKEDEVLYIIEEDKGDGWTRARKQGGEEGYVPTSYVEITLEKNSKGS from the exons GACCAGTTTGAGAACCTTGACAAGCATACGCAATGGGGCATCGACTTCCTGGAGAGGTATGCAAAGTTCGTCAGGGAGAGGCTGGAGATCGAGCAGGGCTATGCCAAGCAGCTGAG GAATCTGGTGAAGAAATACTGTCCCAAGCGCTCCAAAGAAGAAGAGCCGAG GTTCACATCGTGCCTGTCCTTCTACACCGTCCTCAATGAGCTGAATGACTATGCGGGCCAGAGGGAGGTCGTGGCTGAGGAGATGGGCCACAAGGTCTATGGAGAACTCATGAGATACTCGCAGGACCTCAAGGCAGAAAGGAAACAT CACCTCCAGGAGGGCCGGAAAGCACAGCAGTTCTTGGACCACTGCTGGAAGCAGATGGACAAC AGCAAGAAGAAGTTTGAACGGGAGTGCAGGGAAGCAGAAAAAACACAGCTCCTCTACGAGAGATTAGACAGTGACATCAATGCCACAAAGTCAGAAGTAGAAAAG GCTAAGACGCAGCTGTATGCTCGGACGCACATGGCCGACGAGAGCAAGAACGAGTACGCGGCCCAGCTGCAGAACTTCAACGCTGAGCAGTGGAAGCATTTCGGCGTCACCATCCCACAGATATTCAAG AATCTGCAGGACATGGACGAGAGGCGAACCGTGAAGCTGGGCGAGACCTACAGAGGCTTTGCCGAGGTGGAACGGCGAGTGATTCCCATCATTTCCAAATGCCTGGAAGGAATGGTGTCGGCCGCAAAGGCCGTGGATGAGAAGCGG GATTCGTTTATTGTTGTGGAGTCCTTCAAGTCCGGTTTCGAGCCTCCTGGTGACTTCCCCTTTGAGGACTTCAGTCAGAACATCTATCGAACGGGTTCCGACGGCACCATCAGCACGCCCAAGAACGAAGGGGTCAAGCCAGACCCAAAGCATTCAATGGGAAAGTCCAAGAACAAACTCTGGCTCTTTGGGAAGAAACCCAAG TCTCCCCcgtcctcccctccccccactcgtCCCACTTTCACTTCCAGCTACACCCCATCTCTTAAATTTACCAGTGATCCATTAGCTTATTGTCTGTCTGAAATGAAAACGGTCAAACCCAGGATTTCATCATTCCGGGGTCTGAAGCGAGTG GCACTGACGCTGGAAGATTTCAGTCATCTTCCCCCCGAACAAAGACGAAAAAGGCTACAGCAGAGGATTGATGAGCTTGGCAAGGAGCTGCAGAAGGAAATGGACCAAAG AGATGCGTTGAACAAAATGAAAGACGTGTATGAGAAGAACCCTCAGATGGGCGACCCGAGCAGCCTGCAGCCCAAGATTTCAGAGACTATTTGTACCATGGAACGACTGCGCTCAGAGATCCATAAGAATGAG AGTTGGTTGTCAGAGGTGGAAGGGAAACAGAGTTCGCGAGAAAACAGACGACCCAGTTCAGAAGTCAATCATCATGCTCCCCATGGCAGAGAAAG TCCTGAAGGAAGCTACACAGACGACCCTAACCAGGAGCATCGCAGCCCCCCGCAGCCGGACGTCCACGAGTTTGACGATGAGTTTGACGACGACGATCCTCTTCCAGCTATTGGGCACTGCAAAGCACTCTACGCCTTTGATG GCCAGAACGAGGGCACGCTGGCGTTCAAGGAGGACGAGGTGCTGTACATCATCGAGGAGGACAAGGGAGATGGCTGGACGCGTGCACGGAAGCAGGGCGGCGAGGAGGGCTACGTGCCCACATCCTACGTGGAGATCACTTTGGAGAAGAACAGCAAAG GTTCCTGA